The following coding sequences lie in one Spinacia oleracea cultivar Varoflay chromosome 1, BTI_SOV_V1, whole genome shotgun sequence genomic window:
- the LOC110786827 gene encoding transcription factor CYCLOIDEA-like has translation MFSSDNSSLPLYYNQSPSFTSNDNPESNNIFFQHFHHEKLLSTNYPPISDNSIVNLSSQPSINQQETILCPTNNVTMNRVSSSNRPAGKKDRHTKITTAQGVRDRRVRLSMNIAREFFNLQDMLGFDKASKTLGWLLAKCKADIDEVASTSNFKFIETSIEETKKRETNYLKNGRNVAKESKRREEARERARERTRNKKIVNNHHINHVNHPQSSYNYYNYEMINSKYDQESCGYYNDYVNQPPGFPDLNIINLSTEVQINSRPWETYNNQILH, from the exons ATGTTTTCATCAGATAATAGTTCATTACCTTTGTATTATAACCAGTCTCCGTCTTTTACTAGTAATGATAACCCTGAAAGCAACAACATTTTCTTTCAACACTTTCATCATGAGAAATTATTGTCAACCAATTATCCTCCAATTTCGGATAATTCCATAGTCAATTTATCATCTCAACCTTCAATTAACCAACAAGAAACCATATTATGCCCTACTAATAACGTAACGATGAATCGAGTGTCGAGTTCTAATAGGCCAGCCGGCAAGAAAGATAGGCATACCAAGATAACTACTGCTCAAGGGGTAAGAGATAGGAGGGTAAGATTGTCAATGAACATAGCGCGCGAGTTCTTCAACCTTCAAGACATGTTAGGATTTGATAAGGCTAGTAAAACCCTTGGATGGCTCTTGGCTAAGTGTAAGGCCGACATTGATGAGGTAGCTAGTACTTCAAATTTTAAGTTCATTGAAACATCAATTGAAGAGACCAAGAAGAGAGAAACTAATTACCTTAAAAATGGTCGAAATGTTGCAAAGGAGTCGAAGAGGAGGGAAGAAGCTAGGGAGCGAGCAAGGGAAAGAACACGGAACAAGAAGATTGTTAATAAtcatcatattaatcatgttaaTCATCCTCAATCATCTTATAATTATTACAATTATGAGATGATAAACTCAAAGTATGATCAAGAGAGTTGTGGTTACTATAATGATTATGTCAATCAGCCGCCTGGATTCCCAGATTTGAACATCATCAATCTGTCAACAg aagttcagataaattcaagaCCTTGGGAGACCTACAACAATCAAATCCTGCACTAG